A single region of the Triticum dicoccoides isolate Atlit2015 ecotype Zavitan chromosome 2B, WEW_v2.0, whole genome shotgun sequence genome encodes:
- the LOC119364703 gene encoding uncharacterized protein LOC119364703 isoform X2 has translation MAASFNPEAHGMQGTPHLEPHGPRSAMVARGFFNISRHGGPAPCRANPGGAMEGFAPSKEMLTRRLLLLARCPRHGRKEEETRKEGGTGRCWTPRRRSSSTPSSPKISSQFRFGHSSNMTQIRGGACWIQIYMNEEHAMKSGNPVCNNRSSTRPIKFVIHD, from the exons ATGGCCGCCTCATTCAATCCAGAAGCTCATGGGATGCAAGGCACACCACACCTTGAACCTCATGGACCCAGATCCGCCATGGTCGCCCGGGGCTTCTTCAACATCAGCCGCCATGGTGGTCCTGCTCCGTGCCGTGCCAACCCAGGGGGCGCGATGGAGGGATTCGCGCCGTCGAAGGAGATGCTCACGCGGCGGCTGCTTCTGCTCGCCCGTTGCCCACGCCATGGCAGGAAGGAGGAAGAGACGCGGAAGGAAGGAGGAACAGGCCGTTGTTGGACTCCACGGAGACGCTCCTCTTCCACTCCCTCATCCCCCAAG ATCAGTTCCCAATTTAGATTTGGACACAGTTCAAACATGACGCAGATTAGGGGAGGTGCCTGCTGGATTCAGATTTATATGAACGAAGAACATGCTATGAAAAGTGGTAACCCCGTGTGCAACAACAGAAGTTCCACTCGTCCCATTAAGTTTGTAATTCATGATTAG